Proteins from a genomic interval of Pseudoalteromonas sp. MEBiC 03607:
- a CDS encoding DNA polymerase III subunit delta', whose protein sequence is MPLPWLEPLYQQLAQSYSQQRFHHAQLFNGDIGVGKRELVDMLADALLCSNAHNLIACGKCKSCQLNRANTHPDKRVVKAEGQTIGVDEVREITDFINHSSAQNGNKVVVLEHSHKMTTAAANALLKTLEEPSLNRYLLLTCEQLALLPATILSRCAVHEVKVNPSLAKKWLGEFNIPHYSWLELFVEQPMLIEHWYNEKQLDSIDSLYKFATELKDSDNFSALVEILSKDSTLINVFVLFLTEHLKEKLVLGMDFFSYQKAQQAIAEFLYNSSHVLGLNMSLAISKLAFSLRESQN, encoded by the coding sequence ATGCCTTTGCCATGGCTTGAACCTTTATATCAGCAATTAGCTCAAAGCTATTCGCAGCAACGTTTCCATCATGCACAGTTATTTAATGGCGATATCGGTGTAGGAAAACGTGAGCTAGTTGATATGTTAGCTGATGCGTTACTGTGCTCTAATGCCCATAACCTAATTGCCTGTGGAAAATGTAAAAGCTGTCAATTAAACCGAGCAAACACACATCCCGACAAGCGCGTTGTAAAGGCTGAAGGCCAAACTATTGGTGTTGATGAAGTGCGTGAAATTACAGATTTTATTAATCATTCATCAGCTCAAAATGGTAATAAAGTGGTGGTACTTGAACACAGTCATAAAATGACTACCGCAGCTGCAAATGCCTTGTTAAAAACTCTTGAAGAACCCAGTTTAAATCGATACCTGCTTTTAACCTGTGAACAACTGGCTTTATTGCCAGCCACAATTTTAAGCCGCTGTGCAGTTCATGAGGTAAAGGTAAATCCTAGCCTAGCTAAAAAATGGTTGGGTGAATTTAATATACCTCATTATTCTTGGTTAGAACTATTTGTAGAGCAGCCAATGCTTATTGAGCATTGGTATAATGAAAAGCAATTAGACTCAATAGATTCCCTCTATAAATTTGCAACTGAGTTAAAAGACAGCGATAATTTCAGTGCTTTAGTCGAGATCCTTAGCAAAGATAGCACCTTGATTAATGTATTTGTTCTGTTTTTAACAGAACATTTAAAGGAAAAATTAGTATTAGGGATGGATTTTTTCAGCTACCAAAAAGCGCAACAAGCCATAGCAGAATTTCTGTATAATAGCTCGCATGTGCTAGGTTTAAATATGTCGCTGGCCATTTCGAAGTTAGCGTTTTCATTACGTGAAAGCCAAAATTAG
- a CDS encoding alkaline phosphatase D family protein, protein MGPMVRRADAGRVCFQFVTTVPCQYRIEFKGVDTYSNLESIQLGQHLYLNFINVMPVSGQFTVDSLIYYSLHDEDKSIDLSSYCYERAESPAFVIPNRLDRILHGSCRNPHHPAKDSLVAADKWQNDQRQSLNAGADLLLLSGDQIYADDVAGPMLLAIEKVISLFGVFVEPALDLDLPAGFEQQLYQRHLHLPKVPWQKRSKFGVGYWLKKDEPHFSSLKAENHLIHFQEFIALYLLNFSAVTWQLIEFESIECPALAPKYANLFKLEKDALLGFAKGLHSVERLFANVSTLMMFDDHDVTDDWNLTAGWEQAIYQHPASRRIVNNGLISYWLMQGIGNDAGTNSLSLLPSFKQSLKQQSWHFKDFDKLILNFNHWHYELNTIPKVVVLDTRTHRWRNEQNFNEPSGLLDWERLTELEESLLSHDKVIIVSPAPVFGVKSIEAIQAIFNFCGQPLLVDVENWMAHEGSAKKLLDTFRREDTPKETLILSGDVHYSFCFSVQKRFGKHKNRIWQLTASGIKNEFPRKLINVLDKLDSILYAPKSPLNFFTKRWQMEVDKHQTMGEGQKYLVSNAAISLIELNDGLLAKYELIHADNQITEFDLNTH, encoded by the coding sequence ATGGGGCCAATGGTACGCCGAGCAGATGCAGGGCGAGTGTGCTTTCAATTTGTTACAACTGTGCCTTGCCAATACCGAATTGAGTTTAAAGGTGTTGATACTTACTCTAACTTAGAGTCAATTCAATTAGGGCAACATCTTTACTTAAATTTCATCAATGTCATGCCAGTCAGTGGCCAGTTTACAGTAGATTCACTGATCTATTATTCGTTACATGATGAAGATAAAAGCATTGATCTGTCGTCTTATTGCTACGAGCGAGCTGAATCTCCTGCATTTGTGATCCCCAATAGGCTCGATAGAATTCTTCATGGTTCCTGTCGTAACCCTCATCACCCAGCAAAAGATAGTCTCGTTGCTGCTGACAAATGGCAAAATGACCAGCGTCAATCTCTTAATGCAGGTGCTGACTTATTATTGTTATCTGGCGATCAAATATATGCAGATGATGTCGCAGGGCCTATGCTGCTCGCGATTGAAAAAGTGATTAGCTTGTTTGGTGTGTTTGTAGAGCCAGCGCTTGATTTAGATTTACCAGCAGGGTTTGAGCAGCAACTTTATCAGCGCCATTTACACTTACCCAAAGTGCCTTGGCAAAAACGCAGCAAATTTGGTGTTGGTTATTGGCTTAAAAAAGATGAGCCGCACTTCTCAAGCTTAAAAGCTGAAAACCACTTAATCCATTTTCAAGAATTTATAGCGCTTTATTTATTAAACTTCAGCGCGGTTACTTGGCAGCTAATTGAGTTCGAATCAATTGAATGCCCAGCATTAGCCCCTAAATACGCTAATCTATTTAAACTTGAAAAAGATGCACTGCTTGGTTTTGCAAAGGGTCTTCACAGTGTCGAAAGGTTATTCGCCAATGTGTCGACATTGATGATGTTTGATGATCATGATGTCACCGATGATTGGAACTTAACCGCAGGATGGGAGCAGGCTATTTATCAGCACCCAGCTAGCCGACGCATAGTAAATAATGGCCTGATTAGTTATTGGTTAATGCAAGGGATTGGTAATGATGCGGGTACTAACTCATTGTCTTTATTGCCAAGTTTTAAGCAGAGTTTAAAGCAGCAGAGTTGGCATTTTAAAGACTTTGATAAGCTAATACTCAATTTTAACCATTGGCATTATGAGCTTAATACCATACCCAAAGTTGTGGTGCTCGATACCCGAACCCATCGCTGGCGTAATGAACAAAACTTCAATGAACCATCTGGCTTACTTGATTGGGAAAGGCTAACGGAACTAGAAGAAAGCTTATTGTCTCACGATAAAGTGATTATTGTATCTCCAGCACCGGTGTTTGGTGTTAAATCAATTGAAGCAATCCAAGCTATTTTTAATTTTTGTGGGCAACCTTTGCTAGTTGATGTTGAAAACTGGATGGCCCACGAAGGTTCCGCTAAAAAGCTACTTGATACTTTCCGCCGTGAAGATACACCAAAAGAAACCTTGATACTCTCTGGTGATGTACATTATTCATTTTGTTTTTCAGTGCAAAAGCGCTTTGGCAAACATAAAAACCGTATTTGGCAGTTAACCGCCAGTGGTATTAAAAATGAGTTTCCTCGCAAGCTCATTAATGTACTCGATAAGCTAGATTCGATTTTATATGCCCCAAAAAGCCCACTTAACTTTTTTACTAAACGTTGGCAGATGGAAGTTGATAAACACCAAACTATGGGGGAAGGGCAAAAGTATTTGGTTAGTAATGCAGCTATCAGTTTGATAGAGCTCAATGATGGTTTGCTCGCAAAATATGAACTAATTCATGCTGACAACCAAATTACAGAATTCGATTTAAACACACATTAA
- the tmk gene encoding dTMP kinase, whose product MTAKFIVIEGLEGAGKSTAIAVCQAYLENKQIEFINVREPGGTPMAEELRSIVKQAHQETVTSETELLIMYAARSQLVANVIEPALKKGTWVLGDRHDLSSQAYQGGGRGIAQEQLSFLADMVLKGLKPDLTIYLDIEPAVGLERAKGRGELDRIEQEALGFFERTRERYLEIASTDNSIKTVDANQTMPAVHAAITSVLDEFFKGVN is encoded by the coding sequence ATGACAGCGAAATTTATAGTGATTGAAGGCCTTGAAGGGGCTGGAAAATCAACGGCAATTGCCGTGTGCCAAGCTTATTTAGAAAATAAGCAGATCGAATTTATCAATGTACGTGAGCCAGGTGGAACACCCATGGCAGAAGAACTACGTAGTATCGTAAAACAGGCTCATCAAGAAACAGTCACTTCTGAAACTGAGCTGTTAATTATGTATGCGGCACGTTCGCAATTGGTTGCTAATGTCATTGAACCAGCACTTAAAAAGGGCACTTGGGTGTTAGGTGATCGTCATGATCTCTCATCGCAAGCGTATCAAGGGGGTGGTCGTGGGATTGCACAAGAGCAACTTTCTTTTTTAGCTGATATGGTGCTAAAGGGTTTAAAACCAGACTTAACGATATATTTAGATATTGAACCTGCAGTGGGTCTTGAACGTGCAAAAGGACGTGGTGAACTAGACCGTATAGAGCAAGAAGCTTTAGGCTTTTTTGAGCGCACTCGAGAACGTTATCTTGAAATTGCAAGCACTGACAACAGCATCAAAACAGTAGATGCTAATCAAACCATGCCTGCAGTGCATGCAGCTATTACCAGTGTGCTTGATGAATTCTTCAAAGGTGTGAATTAG
- the prpC gene encoding 2-methylcitrate synthase encodes MVDKALGGAGLRGQVAGETALCTVGKSGSGLTYCGYDISELADKAQFEEVSFLLSRGELPTESELTEYKAKLKSLRGLPEALKTVLENIPKDAHPMDVMRTGCSMLGNLEMEQDFSQANDAIDRLVAVFPSIICYWYRFSHDGVRIDTETDDDSVGAHFLRLLHDKAPSALFEQVMNVSLILYAEHEFNASTFTARVCASTLSDIHSCVTGAIGSLRGPLHGGANEAAMDMIEGFTSPDQAEDALMGMLERKDKIMGFGHAIYRESDPRNVIIKKWSEKLAAEVGDDVLYPVSVRCEEVMWREKKLFCNADFFHASAYHFMGIPTKLFTPIFVMSRVTGWTAHVKEQRANNRIIRPSADYTGPEARSYTPISER; translated from the coding sequence ATGGTAGATAAAGCATTAGGCGGCGCAGGTTTACGTGGTCAAGTAGCAGGTGAAACAGCACTGTGTACAGTAGGTAAGTCAGGTTCAGGTTTAACTTATTGTGGTTATGATATTAGTGAATTAGCAGATAAAGCGCAGTTTGAAGAAGTGTCATTTTTACTGTCGCGTGGTGAATTACCAACAGAATCTGAGCTTACTGAATATAAAGCAAAGCTAAAATCACTACGTGGTTTACCTGAAGCACTAAAAACAGTGCTTGAAAACATCCCTAAAGACGCACATCCAATGGATGTAATGCGCACCGGTTGTTCTATGCTAGGTAACCTAGAAATGGAGCAAGATTTCTCACAAGCGAATGATGCGATTGACCGCCTAGTTGCCGTATTCCCAAGCATTATTTGTTACTGGTATCGTTTTAGTCATGACGGCGTTCGTATCGACACTGAAACTGATGATGATTCGGTAGGTGCACACTTTTTACGTTTATTACATGACAAAGCACCATCAGCACTGTTTGAGCAAGTAATGAATGTGTCTTTAATTCTTTATGCTGAGCATGAGTTTAATGCATCGACATTTACTGCGCGTGTGTGCGCATCAACATTGTCGGATATTCACTCTTGCGTAACCGGTGCTATCGGTAGCTTACGTGGTCCACTGCATGGCGGTGCAAACGAAGCCGCTATGGATATGATTGAAGGCTTCACAAGCCCAGATCAAGCTGAAGATGCACTGATGGGTATGCTTGAGCGTAAAGACAAGATCATGGGCTTTGGTCACGCTATCTACCGCGAATCAGATCCACGTAACGTGATCATCAAAAAATGGTCAGAAAAACTGGCTGCAGAAGTGGGTGACGATGTTCTTTATCCAGTGTCTGTTCGCTGTGAAGAAGTTATGTGGCGTGAAAAGAAATTATTCTGTAATGCTGATTTCTTCCATGCATCTGCGTATCACTTCATGGGTATTCCAACTAAGTTATTCACGCCAATTTTCGTGATGAGTCGTGTAACAGGTTGGACAGCACACGTGAAAGAGCAACGTGCTAACAACCGTATCATTCGCCCAAGTGCAGATTATACGGGCCCAGAAGCGCGCAGCTATACGCCAATTTCTGAGCGTTAA
- the mltG gene encoding endolytic transglycosylase MltG, with product MIKVIVSVLLLALLCCGIGYQQLQSALKMPLKVENSTLFKVERGTGFNQLCQAWQAKQWVDSCFKFQVLAKLDPTLTDLKAGLYELDTSAVIDNIRRINEGAQVSFSFTIIEGQPLREVVANIAKQAHLTQDLDPENLATQISSTQENLEGWLFPDTYHYHSEDSASGLLKRAYSKMQQELEAAWQKRAPDLVLNSPYEALILASIIEKETGLASERPLISAVFTNRLKTNMRLQTDPTVIYGIGADFDGDIKRKDLTTYTPYNTYKIKGLPPTPIAMPSKAALLAAVNPPESEYVYFVSKGDGSHQFSKTLQEHNRAVKQYQLN from the coding sequence GTGATAAAAGTCATTGTTAGCGTGCTGTTATTAGCATTGCTATGTTGTGGTATTGGCTATCAACAGCTTCAATCAGCACTAAAAATGCCGTTAAAAGTTGAAAACAGTACTTTATTCAAAGTAGAGCGCGGCACTGGCTTTAATCAACTCTGCCAAGCATGGCAAGCAAAACAATGGGTTGATAGCTGCTTTAAATTTCAGGTACTCGCTAAATTAGATCCGACTCTTACTGATTTAAAAGCGGGTCTGTATGAACTTGATACAAGCGCTGTGATTGATAATATTCGCCGTATCAATGAAGGTGCACAAGTAAGCTTTAGTTTCACTATTATTGAAGGGCAACCTCTTCGTGAAGTGGTGGCAAACATAGCAAAACAAGCTCATTTAACTCAAGATTTAGATCCAGAAAATTTAGCGACTCAGATAAGTAGCACGCAAGAAAATTTAGAAGGCTGGTTGTTCCCAGACACCTATCATTACCATAGTGAAGATAGCGCCAGTGGCTTATTAAAACGCGCATACAGCAAAATGCAGCAAGAATTAGAGGCTGCATGGCAAAAAAGAGCGCCAGATTTAGTTTTAAACTCACCCTATGAAGCTTTAATTCTTGCGTCGATTATTGAAAAAGAAACCGGCCTTGCTTCTGAGCGACCATTAATTTCGGCGGTATTTACTAATCGTTTAAAAACCAATATGCGTTTGCAAACCGATCCGACAGTTATCTATGGTATAGGTGCGGATTTTGATGGTGATATTAAGCGCAAAGATTTAACAACGTATACACCGTATAATACATATAAAATAAAAGGCTTACCGCCAACACCAATAGCCATGCCATCGAAAGCAGCGCTACTTGCGGCAGTTAATCCGCCTGAGTCTGAGTACGTGTATTTTGTCTCGAAGGGAGATGGCAGCCATCAATTTTCGAAAACGTTACAAGAACATAATCGCGCAGTTAAACAGTATCAATTGAATTAA
- the prpB gene encoding methylisocitrate lyase, protein MSAGLKFKQAIANNKPLQVVGTVNAYCAMMAEKTGHQALYLSGAGVANASYGMPDLGMTSLDNVLEDIRRITSATDLPLLVDADTGWGGAFNIARTVKEMTKAGAAGFHIEDQVAQKRCGHRPNKEIVSKDEMVDRIKAAVDAKTDSDFYIMARTDAFQKEGLNAAIDRAAACVEAGADAIFAEAVHDLADYQAFAKALNVPILANITEFGQTPLYTKEQLSEVGVEIVLYPLSAFRAMNKAALNVYSSILNEGSQQSQLDNMQTRAELYEFLDYHSYENTLDNLFSAKKS, encoded by the coding sequence ATGTCAGCAGGATTAAAGTTCAAACAAGCAATTGCCAACAACAAGCCATTGCAAGTGGTTGGCACCGTCAATGCGTACTGCGCAATGATGGCAGAGAAAACAGGTCACCAAGCACTTTACCTCTCAGGTGCAGGTGTTGCTAACGCGTCATACGGCATGCCAGATTTAGGTATGACTAGCCTAGATAACGTACTTGAAGATATTCGTCGAATTACCAGCGCTACCGACTTACCGCTTCTTGTTGATGCTGACACAGGTTGGGGCGGTGCATTTAATATTGCTCGTACCGTTAAAGAAATGACTAAAGCGGGTGCTGCGGGCTTCCATATTGAAGACCAAGTAGCACAAAAACGTTGTGGTCACCGTCCTAATAAAGAGATCGTGTCTAAAGATGAAATGGTTGACCGTATTAAAGCTGCGGTTGATGCCAAAACAGACAGTGATTTTTACATTATGGCGCGTACTGATGCATTCCAAAAAGAAGGCTTAAATGCAGCGATTGACCGCGCAGCAGCGTGTGTTGAAGCTGGCGCAGACGCTATCTTTGCAGAAGCTGTGCATGATTTAGCAGATTACCAAGCGTTTGCTAAAGCGTTAAATGTGCCAATTCTTGCGAATATCACTGAATTTGGTCAAACACCGCTCTATACAAAAGAGCAGTTAAGCGAAGTTGGTGTTGAAATTGTACTTTATCCATTAAGTGCATTTAGAGCGATGAACAAAGCAGCGCTTAATGTGTATTCGTCTATTCTTAACGAAGGCTCACAACAAAGCCAATTAGACAACATGCAAACACGTGCAGAATTATATGAGTTTTTAGATTACCACTCATATGAAAACACACTCGATAACCTTTTCTCAGCTAAAAAATCATAA
- a CDS encoding PilZ domain-containing protein — translation MQELLVDIEDLEELYRCYMPYLKNGGLFVRTNMRFEMGHSLALKVTLPDALEDDVVTGKVAWITPQGAQSSNPPGIGVNFIDDKTNLNAKIEKLLGTMLNSGNPTYTM, via the coding sequence GTGCAAGAATTATTAGTAGATATTGAAGACTTAGAAGAATTATATCGCTGTTACATGCCGTACTTAAAAAATGGTGGTTTATTTGTTCGCACTAATATGCGTTTTGAAATGGGCCATTCACTTGCATTAAAAGTTACTTTACCTGATGCATTGGAAGACGATGTAGTGACAGGTAAAGTTGCTTGGATCACCCCGCAAGGTGCTCAAAGTTCAAATCCACCGGGTATCGGTGTGAATTTTATTGATGACAAAACGAATTTGAATGCGAAGATCGAAAAACTTTTGGGTACTATGTTAAACTCTGGCAATCCGACCTATACCATGTAA
- the pabC gene encoding aminodeoxychorismate lyase codes for MSKLKQTIKIITPDTTISTQDRGLNYGDGFFTTASVVDSEVEHWDLHKARLEECAQRLFFPELDLSAIECEVNQAISDTQTGILKIVVTRGAGGRGYGLPDTPNIQILITVLPAVSHYQSWQQQGVKLAISDVRLAYQPLLAGLKTLNRLEQVLIKKHMHTVECDDVVVLDYKNNVIECSAANIFAIKNGNIVSPKLDGCGITGVYLNALCGKLAIEFKAIQLDELLAMDAVFMCNSLMGVVPVTSIADTQFDIVRSNALLAAQFAKENT; via the coding sequence ATGAGTAAATTAAAACAAACAATAAAAATAATCACACCAGACACCACAATAAGCACACAAGATCGTGGCTTAAATTACGGTGATGGCTTTTTCACGACTGCCTCAGTGGTGGACTCAGAGGTTGAACACTGGGATTTACATAAAGCGCGTTTAGAAGAATGCGCGCAAAGGCTATTTTTCCCCGAATTAGATTTAAGCGCAATTGAGTGTGAAGTTAACCAAGCAATTAGTGATACACAAACGGGTATTTTAAAAATAGTCGTCACTCGTGGCGCAGGTGGTCGTGGTTATGGTTTACCAGATACACCCAATATCCAAATTCTTATCACTGTATTACCTGCGGTTTCACACTATCAATCCTGGCAACAGCAGGGTGTTAAATTAGCAATAAGTGACGTGAGACTTGCATACCAACCGTTACTTGCTGGACTAAAAACCCTAAATCGTTTAGAGCAAGTACTTATAAAAAAGCACATGCATACTGTTGAGTGTGATGACGTTGTGGTGCTTGACTATAAAAATAATGTGATTGAGTGCTCAGCTGCAAATATATTCGCCATTAAAAACGGTAATATCGTTTCACCCAAGTTAGATGGCTGCGGTATTACAGGGGTTTATCTAAACGCTTTATGTGGTAAGTTAGCCATTGAGTTTAAAGCAATCCAACTGGATGAGTTGCTAGCTATGGATGCCGTATTTATGTGCAACAGTTTAATGGGTGTGGTTCCGGTTACAAGCATTGCTGATACACAGTTTGATATTGTACGCAGTAACGCGCTATTAGCGGCGCAGTTTGCCAAGGAGAATACGTGA
- the rsmF gene encoding 16S rRNA (cytosine(1407)-C(5))-methyltransferase RsmF, whose translation MDANTYIPDSFIDDVKSYLPEHLSLDDFIAACRSPLRRSVRVNTLKMSVDEFQRQCANKGWELTAIPWCEEGFWLTRPSEEEEALAIGNTDLHLSGAMYVQEASSMLPPVALRAEVEQSNTVLDMASAPGSKTSQIASMMDNSGVLIANELSSSRLKVLAATLKRMGVGNCALSHFDGVIFGDYMYECFDSILLDAPCSGEGTVRKDADALKNWSIESNIDIAAVQKALIKSAFYALKPGGTLVYSTCTLTPLENQQVCEYLLAEFPDCIEVQSLDSLFDGADKATTSEGYLHVWPQTYDSEGFFIAKFKKIASSDNPNQKVKKGAFPFAEFDKKQSQAFMQTIKKQFGLKSLKGTLMQRDKELWLFPDGFDELQDKIKYSRLGIQLGVIHKGGVRLAHEFATVFGQDCDKNTFEMSACQANDYFNGKDIRLEKPTQDNGEVVLMLCGCPVGLGKWQKNKIKNSLPRDLVQNAQLITWV comes from the coding sequence GTGGACGCTAATACATATATTCCAGACTCATTTATTGATGATGTAAAAAGCTACCTTCCTGAACATTTATCATTAGACGATTTTATTGCAGCCTGTCGTAGCCCACTTAGACGCTCAGTTCGCGTAAATACATTAAAAATGTCAGTCGATGAATTTCAGCGTCAATGCGCCAATAAAGGATGGGAGTTAACAGCAATTCCATGGTGTGAAGAAGGATTCTGGTTAACACGTCCAAGTGAGGAAGAAGAAGCCCTTGCAATCGGTAATACCGATTTACACTTAAGTGGCGCTATGTATGTACAAGAAGCCAGCTCAATGCTGCCGCCGGTTGCACTCAGAGCCGAGGTTGAGCAAAGCAATACGGTATTAGATATGGCATCGGCACCAGGTTCAAAAACATCACAAATCGCTTCCATGATGGATAATAGTGGCGTGTTAATTGCCAATGAATTGTCATCGTCACGCTTAAAAGTATTGGCAGCAACCCTCAAACGTATGGGTGTTGGTAACTGTGCGTTATCACATTTTGATGGTGTGATCTTTGGAGATTACATGTATGAGTGCTTCGACAGTATTTTGCTAGACGCCCCGTGCTCAGGTGAAGGCACGGTTCGTAAAGATGCAGACGCCCTAAAGAATTGGTCAATCGAATCTAATATTGATATTGCTGCTGTGCAAAAAGCACTCATCAAAAGTGCCTTTTACGCCCTAAAACCCGGCGGCACATTAGTTTATTCGACCTGTACTTTAACACCCCTTGAAAACCAACAAGTGTGCGAATATCTATTAGCTGAGTTCCCTGATTGCATAGAAGTACAATCACTCGATAGCCTGTTCGATGGCGCAGATAAAGCGACAACCAGCGAAGGTTATTTGCACGTTTGGCCGCAAACTTACGATAGTGAAGGTTTCTTCATCGCTAAATTTAAGAAAATAGCGTCAAGCGATAACCCCAATCAAAAAGTTAAGAAAGGCGCATTTCCGTTTGCTGAGTTTGATAAAAAGCAAAGCCAAGCGTTTATGCAAACAATTAAAAAACAGTTCGGTCTAAAATCACTTAAAGGCACCTTAATGCAGCGTGATAAAGAGCTTTGGTTGTTTCCTGATGGCTTTGATGAACTGCAAGATAAAATTAAATACTCACGTTTAGGTATTCAACTTGGTGTAATTCACAAAGGTGGGGTTCGCTTAGCGCATGAATTTGCCACCGTATTTGGCCAAGATTGCGATAAAAATACCTTTGAGATGTCTGCTTGCCAAGCAAACGATTACTTTAACGGTAAAGATATTCGGCTTGAAAAACCAACTCAAGATAATGGTGAAGTAGTGTTAATGTTATGTGGCTGTCCGGTAGGCCTTGGTAAGTGGCAAAAGAATAAAATTAAGAACTCATTACCACGTGATTTAGTACAAAATGCCCAGTTGATAACTTGGGTATAA
- a CDS encoding GntR family transcriptional regulator has translation MTEQKANDNYNDITITTASDQVFVDMRREIVQGTIEQGSKISEPELAKRYGVSRATLREALNRLESCYLVERKANVGCRVVALTAERLIEVYQVRSALEGLACRLAADNMEPEEVQGLKQLLNQHLQTQRVKEGESYYQEAGDLDFHYRIIKGSKNAHLIHLLCNELYQLIRMYRVQMGMVGPRVSKAFDEHLAIINAIENHDGELAEMLMKRHISASQANIQTKFDLLAAKNQ, from the coding sequence ATGACAGAGCAAAAAGCCAACGATAACTACAACGATATCACGATAACAACGGCATCAGACCAAGTGTTTGTCGACATGCGTCGTGAAATTGTACAAGGCACCATTGAGCAGGGGAGCAAAATTTCTGAGCCAGAACTTGCTAAACGCTATGGTGTAAGCCGTGCCACCCTACGTGAGGCGCTAAATCGTTTAGAGAGCTGTTATTTGGTAGAGCGTAAAGCCAATGTTGGTTGCCGTGTAGTCGCACTGACCGCTGAGCGTTTAATCGAAGTCTATCAGGTACGTAGTGCCCTTGAGGGGCTCGCTTGTCGGTTAGCTGCCGACAACATGGAACCTGAAGAAGTGCAGGGGTTAAAACAGTTATTGAACCAGCACTTACAAACACAGCGTGTAAAAGAAGGTGAATCATACTACCAAGAAGCGGGCGACCTTGATTTTCATTATCGCATTATAAAAGGGTCGAAAAACGCACACTTAATTCATCTTTTATGTAATGAGTTGTACCAGTTAATTCGTATGTACCGTGTACAAATGGGTATGGTTGGGCCACGTGTATCAAAAGCATTTGATGAACACTTGGCTATTATTAATGCCATTGAAAACCATGACGGTGAATTAGCCGAAATGCTTATGAAACGCCATATCAGCGCGTCTCAGGCAAATATTCAGACGAAGTTTGACTTACTCGCAGCAAAAAATCAGTAG
- a CDS encoding YchF/TatD family DNA exonuclease translates to MIVDSHCHLDRLDFDKLDLNLDQVLENARAKKVEHFLCVSVTLDQFPTMLDKIKHYPDVSASCGVHPLDQKDALDKQKLISLASHDKVVAIGETGLDYYYSKDTHIVQQESFVGHIEVANELNKPLIIHTRDAREDTINLMRAHNAENCGGVLHCFTENWEMAKKAIDMGFYISISGIVTFKNAVELKDVVKQIPLDRLLIETDSPYLAPVPYRGKTNQPAYVEDVAYYIAELKGLTFNELAEATTNNFYSLFNQAKRA, encoded by the coding sequence ATGATTGTAGATTCTCATTGCCATTTAGACAGGCTCGATTTCGATAAACTCGACCTTAATTTAGACCAAGTACTTGAAAATGCTCGCGCAAAGAAAGTTGAACATTTTTTGTGCGTGAGTGTCACTTTAGATCAATTCCCAACGATGCTGGATAAAATCAAACACTATCCAGATGTTTCAGCATCATGCGGCGTTCACCCACTTGATCAAAAAGACGCGCTCGATAAGCAAAAACTTATTTCACTTGCTAGCCACGATAAAGTGGTTGCGATAGGTGAAACCGGTCTAGATTACTATTACTCAAAAGACACCCATATAGTTCAGCAAGAAAGTTTTGTTGGTCATATCGAGGTTGCTAATGAGCTCAATAAGCCGCTAATTATTCATACTCGTGATGCCAGAGAAGACACCATTAATCTAATGCGTGCGCATAATGCAGAGAATTGTGGTGGTGTATTACACTGCTTTACAGAAAACTGGGAAATGGCCAAAAAAGCCATTGATATGGGCTTTTATATCTCGATTTCGGGTATCGTTACATTTAAAAATGCCGTTGAGCTAAAAGATGTTGTAAAGCAAATCCCGCTTGATCGCTTATTAATTGAAACAGACTCACCCTATTTAGCGCCTGTTCCTTATCGTGGTAAAACAAATCAACCAGCCTACGTTGAAGATGTAGCTTACTACATCGCTGAGTTAAAAGGACTTACTTTTAACGAGTTAGCCGAAGCAACAACTAACAACTTTTACTCGTTGTTCAATCAAGCTAAAAGGGCGTAG